The nucleotide sequence TAATATCTAACGGCTGTTTATCAATATTCCGTTGCAATTAAGGGATGACATCAGTCTGTCAGCAACCTGTTAGAGCCCAGTTGTTTACCAACCAGTCTCTACTGTAGACATGCCAACACTTTTTATGGAGTAGCAAGTCAACTCTTCCTGTACATATGCCTAATAGTGTAGGGGAGGAGAAGATGATATTTGGTTCCAGAACAACCAAGGTGTTTGCCTCAACAACCTCCTCACCCCATTCCTGAGGCTGCCTGGTTATCACCACAGGATGCCTCGTCAGCCCCCCTAAGCAAACAGAATGTGGAGGAAACTCTGCTGGTGACCACAGCACACATCTGAATTGTACTACACGGTGCAGGCTACACAGTGCTCCTGAAGTGTACTACACGGTGCAGGCAACAGAGTTATGTGTGCTCTGGTCTGCCACTTCCTGGTTCTAGGATAACATGTTGCTGTGCTACACTTTCTTAGAACTGACTCACTACTGCCAACCCACCGACCACCCCTCCGTATGCGCCCTCTCGTTGGGCTGAaaacagggtgtgtgtgttttggaatgCATCCAACAGCCTTGACCCTGAGGCCAGGGAGGGGTGGACTCTCAGTTCCTTCCAGATACATCCCTCCCTCTGCCCTGTCAGGGACTTACTACTCTCTTGTATTTGTGTTGTTTTGACATTTCATGGCCGGTTTTCAAGGACCAGATTAGATAAATCAGGAACTAAAGCCTCCATTTTGTAGACCACTTAATGTTGTTGTCTTCACAACTAGTCTCTCTCTAACAGATGTATGGTACATGAGTCCGTTTACACGGGTTTCACCACAATGCTTTGGTCAATATGGTGCAGCTCCCTTCACTGGCAAGTcaactgacccccccccccccaatacctCTGACAGGAACACGCATAATCTATGACAGGAAGTTCCTCCTGGACTGTCGGAACTCTCCCATCGCCCGTACCCCCCCCTGCTGCCTGCCGCAGATCCCTGGGGTGACGGTGCCCGCTCTGCACCCTCTGGGCAAACTACAGGAACtaaaagaggagctggaggaggagaaggacctGGCAGGTAGGAGTATGCACACACTAGACATGCATACCTTTATTTAAAGatggactttaaaaaaaaaaaaagtatatatttgcCTCTGCTATCACTTGACATGCTCCTATAAACTTCACGTTGGTGCTCATTGGTCCCTTTTAGGCTACATCTAGGAAGAAACCATTGTTCTATAGTAAGTGATCAGGGCCCAGGACTTGGAAGGCTAGGTCCTGACTGACTTGTATTAGGTAGGCCTATTACATAACTTTGGGTCCAAGGCTGCAGTGGCTGAGTAACGCCCcacaaacacaacacagacaGGAACAGCAGCAGGTGATAATGCCTGACAGGAACAGCAGCAGGTGATAATGCCTGACAGGAACAGCAGCAGGTGATAATGCCTGACAGGAACAGCAGCAGGTGATAATGCCTGACAGGAACAGCAGCAGGTGATAATGCCTGACAGGGACAGCAGCAGGTGATAATGCCTGACAGGGACAGCAGCAGGTGATAATGCCTGACAGGGACAGCAGCAGGTGATAATGCCTGACAGGGACAGCAGCAGGTGATAATGCCTGACAGGGACAGCAGCAGGTGATAATGCCTGACAGGGACAGCAGCAGGTGATAATGCCTGACAGGAACAGCAGCAGGTGATAATGCCTGACAGGAACAGCAGCAGGTGATAATGGCTGACAGGAACAGCAGCAGGTGATAATGGCTGACAGGAACAGCAGCAGGTGATAATGGCTGACAGGAACAGCAGCAGGTGATAATGCCTGACAGGAACAGCAGCAGGTGATAATGCCTGACAGGAACAGCAGCAGGTGATAATGCCTGACAGGGACAGCAGCAGGTGATAATGCCTGACAGGGACAGCAGCAGGTGATAATGCCTGACAGGGACAGCAGCAGGTGATAATGCCTGACAGGGACAGCAGCAGGTGATAATGCCTGACAGGGACAGCAGCAGGTGATAATGCCTGACAGGGACAGCAGCAGGTGATAATGCCTGACAGGAACAGCAGCAGGTGATAATGCCTGACAGGAACAGCAGCAGGTGATAATGGCTGACAGGAACAGCAGCAGGTGATAATGCCTGACAGGAACAGCAGCAGGTGATAATGCCTGACAGGAACAGCAGCAGGTTATAATGCCTGACAGGAACAGCAGCAGGTGATCATGGCTGACAGGAACAGCAGCAGGTGATAATGCCTGACATGGTGTCAAGGATTTTGCACAATAACACAGATGTTGATActgcgtacacacacacgtctgtTAAGAATATTTAACAAGGTTACACTGTACACGCAAAAAGTTAGCCTACGTTTCACAAAGACGGGAATAAATTGGCAACAATGTGCATGGATAGCAGGCAACACTAGGTTCCATAACGACAAAGAACAAAGTCACGTACATGTCAACATTATCATGTAGGTGGTTGAATGGAAATAAAAAGTAGGGTAGAGCCTGCAGCAGGTTATACCAGTTTGTACGTACCACGTCCtcttggcaggtagcctagtggttagagcgttggactagtaaccgaaaggttgcaagatcgaattcccgaggtgacaaggtaaaaatctgtctttctgcccctgaacaaggcagttaacccactgttcctcggccgtcattgaaaataagaatttgttcttaactgtcttgcctagttaaaatgaGGAATAAGGCTTTGATTTGAGATGGAAAAGGCGTTTAGACAATATCTACCATTTTAAAAAGTCTTAAGGTATTACAAATGCCTCAGAACACAATACTGTTGAAGTAAATACCCCTgctaactaatatcaacacttctATTTACTTTTGGATATTTTTTAATGCCTGCAGTAAGTTTAAGAgacattgccttgtgccttgatatcCTGTTATCAAAAACACAGATCTTCAAGATATTTTCTAACTTCCCtcatgagggaggataatgaaagtaaaggtagacctatcaATTAGTTATGGTGTTTTTACTAATATCAagtttgtttatgaattattaagtgattaaaacgtaattctgttaccaaattggTAACTGAATTTCTGCAACAGATTTGGTTATAATGGATAATTATAGTAGTCACAAAGAACAGTTGGGTTCACACATTTGGACTGTACAGCAGTCTGGTGGAACTAttgtaatcaaaaggagagacttttagatttcttcaaaacaatcaaacTGTATTATTTAATTAGTGCAGTAATGGAGCTGGTTGGTAACCACCCCTGGAGGtaatcactgagaactcaaccagctggttggtAACCACCCCTGGAGGtaatcactgagaactcaaccagctggttggtaatcacccctggaggtaatcactgagaactcaaccagctggttggtAACCACCCCTGGAGGtaatcactgagaactcaaccagctggttggtAACCACCCCTGGAGGtaatcactgagaactcaaccagctggttggtAACCACCCCTGGAGGtaatcactgagaactcaaccagctggttggtAACCACCCCTGGAGGtaatcactgagaactcaaccagctggttggtaaccacccctggaggtgatcactgagaactcaaccagctggttggtaaccacccctggaggtgatcactgagaactcaaccagctggttggtaatcacccctggaggtaatcactgagaactcaaccagctggttggtAACCACCCCTGGAGGtaatcactgagaactcaaccagctggttggtaatcacccctggaggtaatcactgagaactcaaccagctggttggtaatcacccctggaggtaatcactgagaactcaaccagctggttggtAACCACCCCTGGAGGtaatcactgagaactcaaccagctggttttggccacagcattttatagcaaagtccatCCTCCAGTCTACATgacagaacaacagatgtatggaatgagTCACAAGGTAAACATTTGTATGACAGATACTTATAATTCAGTGCCAGTGTCTGgccccccaactccatactggagccatctccccctggtcccccaactccatactggagccatctccccctggtcccccaactccatcctggagccatctccccctggtcccccaactccatccttgagccatctccccctggtcccccaactccatcctggagccat is from Salvelinus namaycush isolate Seneca chromosome 17, SaNama_1.0, whole genome shotgun sequence and encodes:
- the LOC120062581 gene encoding eukaryotic translation initiation factor 4E-binding protein 3-like, producing MTTNAQQAKSCPIPTRVLTLKDWSQLPDCYSQTPGGTLFSTTPGGTRIIYDRKFLLDCRNSPIARTPPCCLPQIPGVTVPALHPLGKLQELKEELEEEKDLADDSQFEMDI